acaaaccctttcacaggggtcgcctaatacatcctgcatatcagataggtatgccacgattcataacagtagcagacatatagttatgaagtagcaattaacattttctggttggggctcaccacaacatggggaaccataggaaagggtcacggcattaggaaggctgaaaacCACTGTCTTAAATGATCTGCCTCCACTCTTCAGTCCTACCCCCTCTGGTTGCTGCTTGTACTCCTCTAGAGACTGGAGGCCCACTACTAGTTTAGActtttgttcttcttttgcaGCTAGGCCATGCAGATGGGCACAAAAGCCTTCCTGACACAAAGTTTCCCAGGGCATCCCTGGTCTCTAACCCCTAATAGGCAGACTGGCCTCTTTAGCCACTCCTTCCTGGTGCTTAGTACTCAGTCTTATACACTGAGGCCCACCCACAGAGACGTAAGGGCCCCTCTGGGGCCTCAGTACAGGCTCTTGTCTCAGTCTGACTGTGCCTGAGGGTCCGTGGGTTGGGGTGCATTAGTGGTGAGCTCCCTCCCAGACTTAGTTGTGAAACTCTGGGACCGGGCTCCTGGACAGGGCCCCCCACTTCTCAGGGAGCAGCAGGGCAGACACAGAGGCAGCAGGGCGCTTCCCCTGCTGCGCTGGGTGGTCACACCCGGCTGGGCTGTCATCGCCCCCCCAGGGCTCAGGGCCACACGCAAGAATTCATCCTCCAGTCACGAGGCAACATTTGTAGCCATCTGCCTACTAGTCATGATCTCTATGCTCAGAGGATCCCACACCTTCTTGAAAAAAACACCTGTGGGCTCAAGtaaaatatgttttgagaatgatgacaacacatgtacaaatgtgtgtgacacaatggatggatggatggattgtgatatgagctaataggagcccaataaaatgattttacaaaagagaaaaaagaaaaaccatctgCTTGTTGTGTAGATGTGTATGTAGGTACACGTGAGTATATAGACATGTAAGGCTCATGTATGTAAGGCTCAGGCACTTCATGCTCAatatctctcacacacacacacacacacacacacacacacacacacacacacacacacacacctagcacTGACCAACAGTGCCTAGTACAGACTCTTGGACCTGTGACAAGTGAGAAGGCTAAGCAGACCTGGCAGGAGTCCTTCTCCCAAGAAGGGACCAAGGCCAGGCAGGGCCCTGGCGGGTGTCACTGAGGGAGGAGCAGCCCTAGAGCAAGAGCACCCTGcccagcaggagcagcagcaggaggagccTCTGAGCAGGGACAAGGCCACAGAGTAGCTTGGTTTCCCAGCCGGGGGGGACCTGCTCTGCCTTCCCTCCTTAGTCGGGGGAAGGGTCTGAGGATGAGTTGGGGAAGAGGGAAGTGGTGGGGTGCTGTGGACTGCTGGTCCCCAAAACAGAGCTGGAGGCTTTTGCAGTAGAGCCAAAaggtcttttctctcttctctgacctcaaaccaaaatgaaactcacagccatcgagtcgatgccgactcatagcaaccccataggaaggggtagaactgctccggtaggtttccaagactaactttttacaggagtagaaagccgcatctttcttcagagaaatggctggtgacttcgaactgccaaccttgtagttagcagcccaacatacaacCCAGAGCTCCACCTTCTCCAGCCAGTTCCTACCTTAATACAAGTGCAAATGCCACCTCCCAGGGAGTTATCTTGTGGCGCCCTGCCTGGCCATGTGAACTCTCTCCCCTATCGCCCTGTGGTCATTTCATATATTGGAAGATTATATTCATGTCTCTCCTCATTCCTTGCCCACACCCTAGTGCTGTCAGTCTGAAGCGGTGCCCCCTATCTTCTGCTCCTCTCCCAGTGGGTTCTAAAGATTAAGTCGAGACCCCAACCTGATCATGGCAgcttctctctgcttccttcagCTCCTGGGGCCAACGCAAACAGGgagtgagcagccagcagctaaaCACAGGGTCTTTCCAGACCAGAGAACACCTTGGTAGAGCCAAGAGGACTCATAGACAGCAGCTGGACCACCCCTGGTTAGTCATGGGAAGATTGAGGTTCAGAGAGAGGCAGGGGCTTGTCCAGCACCACACAGTGAATTGCAGAGAAAAGGCTAAGCCTCTGGAATCCCTTTGCTGCCTGACTCGAGCCAGGTACCCTttttctgcccccaccctccacttCCCACTCACCGTGAGAGTCTCCTGGATCCATCCCCCCCGCGGCGTGGAGGGTGTTTCAGAGGATTTGCGATAGagattggcttctctgactggAGATCAGGGAAGGCAGGTCTGAACCTTCTCTACACAGGAAAGCCCACTGGACAGGAGACAGAAATGGAAACGGAATTCAAACTCAGAAACTGAAAACATGCCTAGATGTCCTAAAATTCATGAAGTGAATTTAAGACAGTTTGAGAGAACGCGGTGGAGCCGTTCGAATTTGGTGGAATTAGATGGTGTGCTTAGAATTCACTCTGAAGCGTATCGGATATCGTCAAATCCGGAAATGCTGCGGAGCTCAAACCGGACAGAGTGCCAGGTAGATGACTGTGGGCCGCCAGGCCGGGGAGCTGGCCAGCTCCTCGCCCCAGCCTGGCTGGCAGCCTCTCAGAGACGCCGAGGCCAGGTGGAGTAAGCACCTCTCCAAATTGCCTGTGCCCCAGGGGACTGCGCACCCCCAAGGTAATTGAGAGGGAGAAAAGAGGTGCCCAGCTTAAAAGTTTGAGGTGCTTTGGGGATGATGTCCCAAAGACCCAATTACACATTTTGTGTGGCAATCTTAATTGGTGTGGAGACTGGGAGCAAGTGGCTCCCTGCCAGTGTTGCACCCTCTCTGACCAATCGCCCACCGGCGATGAAGCCCCAGGCATGCTGAGGGAGTGAATGACGAGCCAATGAACAATTAAAGGCATGTATCCACAAAAATTCATCAATGGGTGGGTAAAAAAATGATAGGCGGAGTGGACCGGATCTCACAGGGATCCTGATTCAGTGGCAAATCTgcgatatgcagaggacacaactttgcttgctggaagggagggaggcctcgaagcacttgctgacgaagttcaaggatcacagccttcaggatggatgacCACGCAAAGTAAAGAAAGCCCAAACCCTCCCACGGGGACCCATAGGTCACCTCATGATGCATGGAGACAAGACTGAAGTTGtcgaagattttgtcttgctcggcTCCATACtcgacgctcatggaagcagcagtcaagagatcacaggacacactgcACAGGGAAAATCTGCTGACGAGACTCCGCGCAAGTGTTCAAAAGCACGGAGGCGCCTTTGAGCACTAAGTGGAGCCTGATTCAATCCCTGGCATTTTCTATCATCTCGTAAGCACGTGGAAGCTGGACACTGACTAAGAAAGACATAAGAATAAGTGACATATTTGAACGGTGTGCAGGTGAGGaacagtgaaagtaccatggacttctcaAAGAaccaacaggtctgtcttggaagaagtacagccagaatgctcctcaggggcaaggatggcgagattgtCCCACACGCCGTGGACACGTTCTCAGGAGCGACCGACCGGTccctaaagtggaggggcagcgagaaagaggaaggcccttgactagcagcattgacactggctgcaacaatgggcgcacaCTAGAACAACTGCGAGGCCGCCGCAGGCCCGGGCGGTGTCTCCTTCTGTCGGGTTCTGGAAGACGGACTCCGTGCACCGCACCACAGCAGCGATGTTGTTTGAATCGCCGAGGTTTGACTTTGTTGATGTCCGATTTATGTCAGGCCTGTGAGAAGTATCACAGGATGTCACTTTCAGGTTGAGCCCCCACTTTGTCTGAGTGCCAGGAGCAacgtctggtgtcaatttggattCGTTTTCTTCTTACCTGGGCCTCCGCTGCGTTCTCAGGACCTGACACAATACCTAACGCAGGAGACTTCTCTCCGGCCGAGTGTCCACGTTGCATCCCTTCCTTGCGATCACTATCACGGCATCTGGTCCCAAGTTGGTGACCCAGAGAGAGTTCTTGCTCCCATGGATGTAACCTTGCTCAGTGCTCCCTGCCACTCCTATGTCACATGGGGAAGCATTTGAGGTGTCTAAGGCCGTGGCTACCCAGAACCTCTCTGGAGTCTTTTTTTTCATCTTCTATGAGACTTCTTTTAgtagtgtgttttcattttaatgacaACCTTATAAACTTAACAGGAACATTTTCTGGAACATTAAAAAACCCAGTTTCCTGGGCACTTTACGTATCGtgcagttcaatagttcaatcatatcaggaagcgcTGTACTGTCACtatcacagtcaattttagatcattttcgtCTCCCCtatactcattgctattagcATAGTTATGGAAAATTGTGGCATAAGTGTTCACAAATCATCCTCCCATTCAACAGCTTCGACATGTATaacccagtgccattgattatcctCTTCACGCTGTGAAATCATTATTGATACCTttctccaaattattccacccccTTTAACATAAACCCAATGCCTCCTAAGCACCCACGATAAACAATGATCACCTTtggtttcttttacatttttgGGGTAGTTTTCTTGTATAATTTTCACATCTCATACACTTTCATCGTTAAGTCACTTTAACAAAGAGTTGCATATGCATCATCACAAgcagttctagtgcttcctcccgGCTCCCCCTTCATTGTCTGCTTCCCcatttccctcaccctcccatccTCCTGTCCCCAATCAGCTCTGACGTCAGCTATTATCTCTGTGCagtcactccttctgtgcttcctaaACTAGGAGATCTCACAGAGACAAGACAAGACAGAAGGAAGACAAATACTAgtaacataaagataaaaataaagagtaaggaagaaaagaccaccaacaatagtTAAAAAGTCAGAGAaggaatttctgtcatggaacaagtgagaaataagcctagagcaaattttGGTTGGGCCAAGAGggaagtcaactgaccaagtatcatattataccgtgAATCGATTCAacgtaatcaagtttacaataatctctgtttgagtcccttgcctgtggGCAGACGGGGTCTGCCGGAGGCCTAAtctgaccagatgctctgcagatggatttgggctctCACTGTCCTCTATAAGGTCTTCTGcacattgggtgttcacaatttaagctctgatacttgtccctttgtgtaagtctgagtggactagagaaacaaatacagagacagtcatatgcgtataagaaagagctttatagacaagagcaatttaataatgttgagaaaacatcccagcccaggccagatcaagtccacaagtccgatattagcctatatgtccgagaGTAATCTCATCATATTTGGAGTTTATtatggtcatctttggatcacacgggctggtgtgcttctttgaagtggactttgttgatgcctcccatagatggctgcttgtttgcataTGAGTCTAAGACTCTAGGGTCCTTTTTGTGGGGGGCTCCTGCTACCTCCCTGGTTTTCCAGCCAGGGGCTGCTCCAATTTGTAAATGCCGCGAGTCTACGCAGCACTTGGACTGTGGGATGCAGCTCAGGCCCCTCACGTTTGGGATCTTTCTATTCCTATGCTCTCCTTACATTTGCTCCTTCTTCTTCAGGGAAccgtcccccgccccccaacagttttattggcatataattcacatcccGTACAATCTGATAGCTCAGTCGCATCCAGaaggttgtacaatcatcaccacgattCGCTTTAGAAGGTTTTCTTCATTCGTGTCCTCGTCGTTTTTAGCTCCCTATTCCTCTCCATCCtctcctgccacacccccaaggaactgCTCATTCAGCTACTGTCgccatagatttacctgtcctggatttcacacaCAGAAAGACATTAGAACCAAACACACACGCCGCAAACAAAAATGAACAAGTACAAAAAGGCGAAATAGATAAAAACCTATATCAAAAAGAGAGTAGAAAACACTAAAAACCACAACAAATTTAAATGCATCCTAATGGAGGTAGGGAACTCTTACTTTTTCCCCATGTTTTCTCCCACAGCTTCTGTTTATGCCTTAAATCTTTTGGATTCCCTTTCGGTGTAGACTTTTGAAGcccaaagaccaagaacaaattTCTTTGTTTTCTACTTTCTATTATCACACTTCCCCCGTACCCCAATTAGAGAGAACTGCTGGGGCCAACTGAATTGTTGCAAAGACCAAAGCAAGTGGGCCACGTCTCTGTGCCTTTATCAGAAGCTAAGAAAAACAAGTGACTGTGTCAATGTAAGCAGTGTTCTGTCACACTAAGATGCACAGAGCCAGCTCACAGGACATATGAACCCACGTAGCTAGGATTCAGGAAAGAACGGAGCATAGAAGGCTTTGGGATTTCCGATGGGAGTGAGACAGATCACACCCAACTTGGGGGATCAGACGGAGTCTCCTGGAAAAGGGGGCGTGTGGGAGAATGAGTGGATCGCACATAATGCCAAGGTATTGGGGGAGTGTCTTGGCTGGTCACTATGTCCGCAGTGCATCATCCCTTGAGATTTCCATTATTCCATTTAGCCCCAGCAAGACACTCACTTGGCACACGTGCATGTCTGGCACATGGTAAGTGTTCACTATACTAAAGGGGAAGGAAGGCTGGTAGAGCATTTGCTTAGGGGCAGTGAGTTCATGTTCACGGGGATGGAACTATTTGGGAAAGGGTCTCAATAGCGGTTGCACAGCAGGAAGAGTATAATCAACGGCACTggcttgtacatgtagaaatcggTGAATTGGAGAATGCcgtgttgtatatattttttgtcacaatgaaaacaaTAATGACACAAATAACAATAagtagaaggaagaagaaagtgttctaacaGTTGGCTGTAGTAATGATTCTACAAGtctttttttcagttttcataATATATTTAATGAAAGAATAATGAGATCATTAAGGGCAAtcagtattcttttaaaaatacttttattgggggctcttacagctcttggcacaatctatacattcatccattgtgtcaaacacatttgtacatatgttgccatcagcattttcaaagcatttttttctacttgaacccttggtatcagctcctcatttccccctccctcccctccactccctcccacatgaatccttgataattataaattattatttttttttcatgtcttacactgactgatgtctcccgtcactcacttttctgttctccgtccccctgggaaggggttatatgttgatccttgtgatcaattcccccttactTCCCCCATCGTTCCCTTCACCTCCTGATATCTttcttctcattattggtcctcaggggtttatctgtcctggattccctgtgttgtgtttattttctgtagcagtgttcatgccctggtctagtcagatttgtaaggtagaattggggtcataatagtgggtgacagggtggtggggaggaagcattaaagaactagaggaaagttgtatgtttcatcggtgctatgctgcaccctgattggcttgtctctttcttgtggcccttctgtaaagggatgtccaattgtctacagatgggttttgggtctccactctgcactccccctcattcatattgatatgattatttattctgggtctttgatgcctgatacctgatcccatcgacacctcatgatcacacaggctggtgtgcttcttccatgtggactttgttgtttctgagctagatggccacttgtttattttcctttaagaccccagatactatatattttgatagccgggcaccatcagcttgcttcaccacatttgcttatgcacccatttgtcttcagcgattgtgtcgggaaggtgagcatcacagaatgccgattattagaataaagtgttcttgggttgagggagtacttgagtagagacccaatgtccaactgctcccttaatacttaacatataaatataagtacatagatctatttccctatggtTATAGaaattatatttacatacgtacatgcctgtatttagaccactataaatgccctttgccttctagttctttcctctattttattctactttcctcttgtcccactttcatgtttTGCCCTCATTTGGGTCTCAGTAGTTCCTTTGCCCTTAATTAAACCCCACTAGACATCTTACACccatctctccattgattttagttcacttgttgttcccttgtccctgggttggttgaccctaccccttcctttctcccacctccccctctcccatgccccacccctctAGAACCATCGTTCCTGTTGTTTTCGTCTCTGAATTGTtcatctcacctatcttatctagatagatattcaTAATCATAAAATtaacaagcacaaaaacaatgcaaaaacaaaaaacaacaacaaaggaagacaaaactaacaaaacaaaataacaacaacaaaaataaagacaatgacaaaaaaggaaaagcctatagttccaggtctattttttgacctttaggagtgttttccagtcgagtctgatggggtgccacactctgtccccaaagtctattttcggtatgctccaaggacttcattgctttgcttttctgttgcatgcccttagtgtttcaccccagtgtgatggggtcagatctggcacaattcatgcactgtgtctccagtgttgtccccattagcgctatggttcagtgagggacatcgtgtcttgtggTAGGGtcagtcctatggtcctctctgtgcattgtctgctccgagcaggaatattgtccttaaggcttggtgggccaggatgtgttctactgTCTCTCCTTCCCGCTTCGTGTCTCCTGtgcgctctgatcagatgtgtccctctccctgagctgtagcttcagtgctgtcctctgaagtgcattcttttggtggggtggtggggggtccacatagttgggattggggctggccctgcaggtcctggagacttgtacaactcttcttgatatgattgaactattgaattacatgatatATACATGAAGTGCCAGTAAAACTGTgataaatggtgtgtgtgtgtgtgtgtgtgtgtgtgtgtgtgtgtgagagagagagagagagagagagagagagagagagagagagagagagagagagagagagagagagacttgctgGAGCATGGAGAGGGGAAAGAAGCTCTCTCTCGGGGCACTGTGAGTCATTCAGTCCAGGTGCCTGGGCCTGAGTGGGTCAGTGCAGGGAAGCAGTCAATGACGaggttggacaaataagtgacacCTCTGGTTTTGACCCTGCAGGAAATAACTAGAGATTTAAGCCGAAGAGTATTTTAAATGGATGGGTTTTTGGGggttccctcccccatccctcccttttCTCTGTTCCCACCCTGTTCCTGGCCTCTTCGTGGTCAACAAAGTCTTGCCTATtggtgtataaaccacatttcttcttTGTTATCCCTTACACTAGGGGTGATATTTGATAGTTAactttgtaagattgactgagtttgctaagcatagtGTTCTCTGTGTTCACCAATGTGTTCCCTTGTCTCCAGGCGGTTgcgttgtcattgtttttgttgatgCATAAAGCTCCATAGTACCGCGATGTACCAGGGCATGTCAAATTGATGTTTTCATGTCTGTCTGAAGGATAGATTTGGGAGAGTATTTGGAGACCAAGAGCACAATGACATGGTTATCATATTTGAGGGTGACCTAGTGAacacttcttcttctttttaaaaatcatttattgggggctcgtacgacGCTTCTcataatccaaacatacatccatggtgtcaagcacatttgtacatttgttgccctcatcattctcaaaacatttgctttctgttgagcccttgctatcagctcctcattttttcttactGAGCCAGGCCTGGAACATTGTGCTCCTTGGTTGTCTCCTGGCTTGTTTCAGGGGCACAGAGTACAAGATGCAGCGCTGTGACCAGTTGTTATAGGTGGACCCTCATGTGTGTCTGCCCGCACAGCCAGCCCAGGGCCTTGACCACTTGCCGTTCTAAAGGGAACAGCCCAAGTGAACGGGGCTTGCAGAGCACCATGCTGCAGACTCCAGAGAGCCACTGTCTGGGACCTTCACGATTCACTGGAAGAATTTGCACATAATGCTGTGGTCATAAGAATCAAAGACCCTTGATTGGGGGAGTAATGAATGACTTGGATTTTATTAAAGTAATATCACCACTATAAATGCTACTAAACATTTTTTTTTGCAGAAAAAACAGTACTTTATTAGCATGTATTTGTTTTGTAACTTCACATTTATCACAGTTACATACGTTTAGTAATTGAGAACAATGACGCCTTGTTCATGGCTACAAAAACATGAaatcggaggacaattatctcaTTTTGAACAGCAATGAGAACCTGTGTAACTCAGAAAGATAAATCATCGCAAATGGTTACGGGTACATTTGGGAAAATGTGTCTCTTCCAATCTCTTCTGGTATTCTTCAGGTCAAAGGACCCGTAATCAGAAGGGTAAACGATTGTTTCAGAGTCAAATCACCGACAGTAATCAACAATGGGGTGACTACTTATCACAAATATAAAAGATAGCAAGTACTCAACACTTACAGTCAGCGCGAAAAAGGTTTCTAATGCAACGTCATTACAAGCTGACGGACAGATTACATATGTGCTTTTTACTGCACAACTCTTAACAAGAAAGCATGCATTCAACACACAATCCGCATCACGAAAATGATGAGTGTCAACTTACTGAGGGCTTTCTGTGTTCCAGGTATCATGCGACATGCTTACAAGGCATTCCGTCATTTGGGCCGATCCTACCAACCCTCTACCTGCTACTAAACATTTTTAATAGAAAACTTATACGACTGGGGAAGCAGGTAGAGAAGCCTATGCAGGTGATTGCCTTTGCATTTGCTTTTGGACCTGTTACAGGTCAGCCGGGCTGGCAGTCGGGAAGGAAAGCTGGGTgtgaattgatggagaggaaggataAACTAGGACCGACCCAGGAGGACAAACTGTGTCTCTCACCGTGTCTGCCTCCCACTGCCTTCAATAGTAATGACATGGGGATGTCTAGAGAAGAAGTCGGTGCTCTTGGCCACGGAGCTGAACTTTGCCCAGGATTCAGAGTAGATGAAGGCAGATATGTGGTGGAACTACAGGAGCGGAGGGCCCGGTTTCTGCCCCAAGCTAGCAAGGGGATTCAGCCGATGAGTGACAAGCCGTGAGTGTGTGTGAGCCCCCACCCTCTCTGTGTATTGTGCAGTGACCTGAGCAGAAAGAATAGGTGGAGCTTCCTCTTTACCTTTGACATCTCATGCAAATTTCTTTTATGCCTAACCCTTattctgaaacacacacacacacacacacacacacacacacacacacacacacacagaattttgGGAAACCTAGCCTAACCTACTTGTGTTGACATTGAAAAAAGCTTCCAGAGGAGTCACCTCGTGCTCCGCAGAAGCATGGGCCATCAGGGTGAAGGAAGCCAAAGGGCTAGTAGCTGTTGGGTTGACTCGGATGGCATGGAAGTCATCAGCTCATTCACAATTATCTCAGTTCTTTCTACCCCCACAGACACACGGTAGATAGACATCGCTTCCTCCTTGATGCCAGAGGTGGCCACGGGCCTTGTATGGGCTGAGAAACAATGAAATGTGGAAGAGATCGCTTCTGTGTGGGAACTTTAAGAATGATTGCCTGCTTTGTCACTTATCTTTTCGTCATGGCGACCTGCAATGATCTCAATGGTGGCAGCTTTATCGACCTGAGTCCCCGAGGCAGAAACTGATGACGCCGAGGAGAACCCCTACCATCTTCCAATGGAGCGGCAGCATTGGCACCACAACGTGCCTCAGCCTCTCCGGGCCGACAGAGAAGCAGTGCGGAAGTGGAAGGGGGCCATTTTTCGAGCTAGAAGAGCTCTGGCTGCAGCTTTCACCTCCGCGTTCCTCAGGCTGTAGATGACGGGGTTCAGGGAGGGCGTCGCGAGCCCATAGAACAAGGCAATAAGCTTGTCCGAGTCAGGGTTCTTGGCCTTGGACCTGAAGTACATGAAGGAGATGGTCCCGTAGAAAATCACCACCACGGTGAGGTGGGCGGAGCAGGTGGAGAAAGCTTTGCGCCGGCCTGCAGCAGAAGGTACCCTGAGGATGGCAGCGAGGATGAAGATGTAGGACAGAGAGATGAGCAGGAGTGGGGTCAATGTCAGCAAAGTTGTGGTCAACATTAATGACAGCGCGTTGAGGGAGATGTCACCACATGCCAGTTTCATCACGGCCAAAATCTCACAGAAGAAATGGTTAATGACATTGTGGCCACAGAATGGGAGGCGCCAAGCCAAGAGGGAGTGCAGCAGTGAGTTGCAGAAGCCCACACCCCAGCTCAGTGCTGCCATCCAGGTGCATCTCTGCCCACTCATGATCTCTGGATACCTAAGTGGCTGGCAGAtagccacatagcggtcatatGCCATCACAGCCAGGAGCAGGCACTCGGTGGTGCCCAGAGCCAGGGTCAGGTACATCTGTAGGGCACAGCCAGCGAAGGAGATGGTCTTCTGGGTTTGCAGGAAGTTGACCAGCATGAGCGGCACAAAGGAGGATGTGCCTAGTATGTCCATGAGGGCGAGGTtgctgaggaagaagtacatggggctGTGCAGACGGGGGTCCAGCCAGTTCAGCCCTATGAGGAGTGCGTTCCCCAGCAAATTCATGGAGTAGATGCCCAGGCACAGCAGAAACAGGCCTATCTCTACGTGATGGTGCTCTGACAAGCCCAGGAGGATATACTCCCTGACGACTGTCTGGTTTCTCCCAGCCGTCATTCTTCGTCCATTGGAGGCAATCAGCCTGGTCCAGGAGTCAATCAGCCTGTATGTGTGACCTGGGGCAGGTTGTCCCCATCTTTCAAATTTCGTTTTACCAAATGTATAAGGAGGGAGTTGCATTTCATGGCTGCCTGGCCTTCTCAATCCTGCGGTTCGATTGACACAGCCTAGGACAGGATGCTGCACATCCCAGGGCCTTTGGTCTCTCCGTTCTCCCCAGGGGAACCTTAAAGGAGACAAAGGAATGAGTTTCCTGCTTGACATGTTCCTTTGGAATCTACAAAACTCTGGTCTGTTATAGGGAAGCACCCCCCACCCTTCTCAGTTGTGACTTCAGCTGGCAGAATCACACCCATCGTATTTCAGATTCCAGTAGTATTTCACTAGGCATTCACTGAATATTTTTTGAGAGCCTACTATG
This window of the Tenrec ecaudatus isolate mTenEca1 chromosome 10, mTenEca1.hap1, whole genome shotgun sequence genome carries:
- the LOC142458472 gene encoding olfactory receptor 13C7-like, whose amino-acid sequence is MTAGRNQTVVREYILLGLSEHHHVEIGLFLLCLGIYSMNLLGNALLIGLNWLDPRLHSPMYFFLSNLALMDILGTSSFVPLMLVNFLQTQKTISFAGCALQMYLTLALGTTECLLLAVMAYDRYVAICQPLRYPEIMSGQRCTWMAALSWGVGFCNSLLHSLLAWRLPFCGHNVINHFFCEILAVMKLACGDISLNALSLMLTTTLLTLTPLLLISLSYIFILAAILRVPSAAGRRKAFSTCSAHLTVVVIFYGTISFMYFRSKAKNPDSDKLIALFYGLATPSLNPVIYSLRNAEVKAAARALLARKMAPFHFRTASLSARRG